The Equus asinus isolate D_3611 breed Donkey chromosome 22, EquAss-T2T_v2, whole genome shotgun sequence genome has a segment encoding these proteins:
- the IL26 gene encoding LOW QUALITY PROTEIN: interleukin-26 (The sequence of the model RefSeq protein was modified relative to this genomic sequence to represent the inferred CDS: inserted 1 base in 1 codon): protein MWVSCTLRSGLLFVTLSPAVVKHKPAATSKSCYPWGTLSGAVDMLCVKAAWFKATIPEDRIKXIRLLKKKTKRLFMVGYRIQGQLLSFFMEDVFGQLQLQVRREIHFVEEFHSLRQKLSRCLSTHCKYREFDPGNLPRKQHVESCLHTEGAQKHEAPWTDTTAGAHGVPCVDRASLLALADQWVCLVIFH from the exons ATGTGGGTAAGTTGCACTTTGAGGTCTGGGTTGCTCTTTGTCACTCTGTCTCCTGCCGTTGTCAAGCACAAGCCAGCTGCCACCTCCAAAAGCTGCTACCCGTGGGGAACACTGTCCGGAGCTGTTGACATGCTGTGTGTCAAGGCGGCGTGGTTCAAAGCAACAATTCCA GAAGACCGCATAA AAATAcgattattaaaaaagaaaacaaaaaggctaTTTATGGTAGGCTATAGG ATTCAAGGACAGCTTCTGTCCTTCTTCATGGAAGATGTTTTTGGTCAACTCCAACTACAAGTTCGCAGGGAAATACACTTTGTGGAAGAGTTTCACAGCCTTAGGCAGAAACTGAGCCGCTGTCTAAGTACGCACTGCAAATACCGGGAGTTTGATCCTGGAAACCTACCTAGAAAACAGCATGTAGAGAGCTGTCTCCACACCGAGGG GGCCCAGAAACATGAGGCTCCATGGACAGACACCACAGCTGGTGCCCACGGTGTCCCCTGTGTGGACCGTGCAAGCCTGCTGGCTTTAGCGGATCAGTGGGTGTGCTTGGTAATTTTTCATTGA